CCGGGGTTGGCGTCCTGGCGGGCGTACTCGGCGCGCCAGAACTGCCGCTCCGTCAGGGGCTCCTCCCCCGGGTGGTGGGCCCGGTGGTGGGCCAGGTAGGCATCGTACTTGGCCTCCCCGTTCACGCCGCGCACCCACCACCGGACCGCGCCCCAGGCGCGGGCCAGCGGCGCGGCGGAGGCGCTCCGGGAGGCGCCGACGTCGGAGGTCACGTCAGTGACCCCGCACCGGCTGCCGGTCCGCCGGCAGCGCGTCCCACTGCCGCTGCAGCTCCTTCTCCTCGGCCGTGGCGAACAGCCCGGCCGGGGCGAAGCGCCGCGAGGGCACGTACGGGTCCTGGTGGTCGATGACCTCGGTGCCGCGGAAGGCGCGCACCGTGGCGAGCACCGACGTCGTGATGACGATCAGCGCCAGCGTCAGGAAGACCACGGACAGCGTGCCCTGGATGAAGGTGTTGCGGACCACGGCCTCCATGGCCGGCACAGACTTCGCTGCCCCGAAGCTCGTCTGCCCGGCGGCCAGCGCGTCCTTGAACGCGGTGTGCTGGGCCCAGTAGCCCACCGCGGGCACCGGGGAGAAGATCTTGTGGAAGCTGGCCACCGTGGTCACCACGGTGATGAACGCCAGCGGCAGCGCCACGATCCACAGCCCACCGAAGTGCCGGCGCTTGGCCACGATCGCCAGGACCACCGCGAGCGCGATCGAGGCCAGGAGCTGGTTGGCGATGCCGAACAGCGGGAACAGCGTGTTGATGCCGCCCAGCGGGTCGGTCACGCCCATGATCAGCACCGCACCCCACGCCGCCACCATGACTGCGGTGGCCAGCCAGGCGCCCGGCTTCCACTGGTGGTCCCGGAACTTCGGGATCACGTTGCCCAGGGAGTCCTGGAGCATGAAGCGGGCCACGCGCGTGCCGGCGTCCACCGCGGTGAGGATGAACAGCGCCTCGAACATGATGGCGAAGTGGTACCAGAAGCCCATCAGGGACTCCCCGCCGATCAGCTGCCCCATGATCATGGACAGTCCCACCGCGAGCGTGGGGGCGCCGCCGGTGCGGGACACCACGGACTCCTCCCCCACCAGGGCCGCCAGGCCCGTCAGGTCCTGGGCGGACACGTCGACGCCGGCCAGGCCCAGGGACATCACCCACGTGGCCGCGGACTCCGGGGTGCCTCCGGTGAGGGCCGCCGGGGAGTTCATGGCGAAGTAGATGCCGCGGTCCAGGGTGACGGCCGCCACGAGCGCCATGACGGCCACGAAGGCCTCCATGAGCATGCCGCCGTAGCCGATGAACCGGGTCTGCCGCTCCTTCTCCACCATCTTGGGGGTGGTGCCGGAGGAGATCAGCGCGTGGAAGCCGGAGAGGGCGCCGCAGGCGATGGTCACGAACAGGAACGGGAACAGCGAGCCGGGCCACAC
This Micrococcus flavus DNA region includes the following protein-coding sequences:
- a CDS encoding YbdD/YjiX family protein, which gives rise to MTSDVGASRSASAAPLARAWGAVRWWVRGVNGEAKYDAYLAHHRAHHPGEEPLTERQFWRAEYARQDANPGSRCC